DNA from Ictalurus punctatus breed USDA103 chromosome 20, Coco_2.0, whole genome shotgun sequence:
TATAGCAGTTTGAAATAGCGTTTTATCACTTtgtatgtgttgtttttttaacgtaGGTGGAATTAATTAGTCAAATTTGGAGTTAACAGCGGGgacaaaaacatatatatgtatatgtatgtgtgtgtgtgtgtatgtatatatatatatatatatatatatatatatatatatatatatatatatatatatatataatataatataatataatttgtgaaTCATATTTAAAAATCTGCATGGATTGTGTCCATCAAATTAATCAATGATTTAATATTGTTCGTAAGAAAGGGAAAGTGAAGggatctgtaaaaaaaaacaaaaaacatttgaacAATTCATGGTGTCCCTGAGAGATTTTGAACCTCTGTGTTtagctgaactttattacattcatgtattatgtattgttgttttttttgttgtttttttaatctaacaaacaaaaaaaaaacaggagtgTCTCATTTTTTATAGTGACCTGAATGTTACCAATAAGTTTAAAACTAATAAGAAATCAGAAAAGGTTTCATTTGATCATGAACTGACTCAGAAAGCACTTTGCACCATTTCCTTAGAAAAATAGCCTTGTTATATTATACACGGTGGTCTAGCAGGTGAACATCTTCATGACGCTCTGGTcctgtgcttcttttttttttaagccttgACACGACGTCTGTATCCTTGAGTGATGTTCAGCATCCCTTCCTCACTCGGCATGCTTCACTCCCAGAGCGTCCAGCTCCTGTGTCTCACGGCGTCCAGCGGCGTTCCGCTCTTCTGCCGCGGCTCCACCAAGCAACTGCCCTTCTCCATCATCGGTTCCCTGAACGGCGTGCACATGTTCGGGACGGGCCACGATGCTGCGCTGTCCTGCTGCGAGACCGAACGAGGTGGACGTGTGCTGTGGAGAGTCTTCCACGACAGCCTGATGCTCATCGGCATCAGCAGCAACGCTGACGTTAGCGAGCTGCACTTGCGGCGTTTGCTGGAGAACGCCTGGAACTGCATGGTGCTCGTACTGGGCCTGGACGAGCTGGCTAACACGCGGAACGTAGAGCGGCTCAAGAGAGAGCTGCGCTCTTGCTACCGGTTAATCGACATGCTGCTCGAACGCGGCATGGACGATCGCGATGGCGATCGGGGCCTGATGGGAGATCTGACGCACTGTGCTGACTGTATACTGTTCCCTCAAGCCGACCTCCTCCAGGAGACGCTGGACGCCTTCACCAGGGCTGCCGAGAGCGAGTTTGGCTGTTTGCTCGTCCGCGGTCGACTCGCAGTAGCTACTGAGAAATGGTGGCGTCTCGCTCCTCAAGAGCTCGTCCTTCTTTCTGCCCTTGCAAATCTGCCCCCTGGGAAGACATCATGTGACTGTCCAGTCTTTTTACCCCAAGGTAGCCCTAATGTTGCGCTCAGGCTGCTGTGCTTCCAGCTGCTCCCTGGCGCCATAGCTTGTGTCCTGTGTGGTCCCAGACCGTCTCTGTACCACGTCGAGAACGAGCAGGTTTGTCGTTTTTGGTCTCCCGTAGTGGAGAACCTGCGATCCTGTTTGGACCAAGCCAAACGCTCGGCTCTGTCTCCTTCCGTCGGCCTCCGCCGGGACGTCCTAGCTCTCCTCCTAATAAACCGTGAATCGCGCAGATCGGTGGAGTCTCTCGGCCACGCCTGCTCGAAAGCCACGCCTCTCCTTTCGCCGGCTCGTCGCTGGGAGCTTCTGCGCCTCTTTTACACGTTCGCGGCGACGCGCTATTTCAGCTCGGAGGAGTCTCCGAGCTCAGAGCGTCCAACTGCCGAGCTGCTCCACGAGGAGTTTTCTGCAGGGTTCACACACCTGCCCGTGCACTGCTACCTCGTGACCGATGAATGTAAATGCTACGCCGTGCAGACGCCTCAGCACCAGCTCTTCCTCCTCACTGACCTCTCCGTTCCCACGTTCGCTTTGCGCTCGGTCGCCACACACACTCTGGATGCCGTCACCACGGCGACCGGCTTTTAGTGCGCCAGACAGCGTAGGCGTAATTACTGGGATATAGTGCCATGTTGGAGGTTCTGCCAAGGTGAGGCGTACACAAAGTCTAAAAGGGTTGgtgtttgtccaaaaaaacaaataaatagtatTTATATAAACTCTATATAAAACGTGAATGACTTtgataaataagtaaaacattcctgtgtgtgtgtgtgtgtgtgtgtgtgtctctctctctctctctctctctctctctctcgtgatGTGGCCAGCACGGTGGCGTCCCATCCGGTGTGTTTCTCCCAGCGTGCCCGGGACAGACTCTGGATCCAgcgcaaccctgaccaggataaagaacTTACTTACGTGCCGAAGATAAACAAACGGATATCCACACCGATACACAGCtacggactgggggaggaaaccggagtacccgaaggaaacccctgcagcacagagagaacatgcaaactccacacacacagggccacggtgggactcgaaccccggaggtgtgaggtgaacgtgctaaccactaagccaccgtgcgcccctgttttccgcaccattctgtgtgaacGCTAGAGTGAAAATCAGTGTGAAAAATcccactgaaatatttctgaaatactcaacccaGTACTAAGTCCGGCACCAACGACCATATCAGGGTCAAAGTCGCTGAAATCACCCCTCccttctgatgtttgatgtgaaattTAACTAAAACTCTTCGCCTGTATCCAACGGCTGTTTTTTAGCTGACATCGGACTAACACCGAAAATTCACCATGTCAGCGATTACACAGTTTGAAAAACGTTTTTCCATGGACCGTCTGCCAGATTGTCcgtagaaaaataatcaacacgttctgaccaatcagtatcacgaattcaacagtgttgtggtataaaaatattttatttttaaaggacaGTTTCTTCTGTGCCTGAGTTTGGTACTGTTCTTAAAGAAAGTGTGACTGTGAATCAGTACCCATTTTGCTGACCTAATCATTCTACCCattacattgattttttttacccATTAGCAAAATTGGGTTCATTTTTAAGCCAGGATTCTACTGCACTTCTGCCTGTAGTGGCCAGAAACGATAAAAGTATAAGCGTTTCTTATTATACATTCAGTACAGAGAGCCTTTTAATCAGCTGCTAGCTTGTCCTTTTGTCTGATGTGAAACTGAAATCCCATCACAGAAACATACTGGGTGATGGATTTTGTTCTTTACTGGTGATACATTATTACGTTTTGCAGTCCTGCACGTTGATGTATTAGTGTTCTTATCTTCTGTTAGATGGATCAGGAATTTTTCCTCCACTTAAGCTGTTCtcatcttctttttcttcttcttcttcttctttttgtttttttcttttaaatttattaCCAAGTTGTATCTTGGACCGAAATTCGTATCCAGATTTCACCGACATCCCTATGTTACTTTGctttatattaaatgttattatcAGTAGTGAGAGAATACTGAGGATCTGTATTGTGAAATATCATGTGTGTACGATGTATCATGTATATGGACAGCGTGAGATAATGTCTgtgcaacagtttggagaatgTAGGGTGTGTCACGCACAAAGAGTTGAGATAACTTCTACACTGCCGGTTTGAACGGCACTTAAAAACCGGGTTTATTTGTACACTTTAATAGGCACAGTTAATCTGCACAaaacgagctccatgaagacatggtttgccacaGTTGAActagaagaacttgagtgtcctgcacagaaccctgacctcaaccccactgatcacatttgggatgaactggaacgcagactgcaccccaggcctcctcatttaacatcagtgcctgacctcactaatgatcacaaatccccacagctacgcTCCgaaatccagtggaaagccttcccagaagactggaggtttTTATAAGAGCAATAGGGATGGGATGAGTGTTATGCTCAGGGGTCCACAaaccttttggccatatagtgtattttaaaTCCTAAATGGCTGTGTATTGTACATGGAAAGCACTATAGACTGCAGAAATCATTATCTAATGTCTAGTGCATTTAGGAGTAAGGAGCTATTAGGGATTATCTTAATATGTATCCGTTTGGATAATCATTGAACAGTTAATAAGTAAAGACCGACAACTTTGGCAGAAGAAGACATAATGTGTAATGTTGTAATATGTACAGTGagtaaattaaattaacaaTGCCGAAAGTAGAATGAATGTATCAGTGTAAATTATTGAAAAGATCTATatagaataataaatgaatgttgtttttaaaaaaaataaataaataaaaaaaaaatcaagaactTACTAAAGAATCCAGGAACATCTCTAGAAGCTTTTAACGATAAGAGCTTAAAGAATCGACTCTTACTAGTGAGCTTGAGCCGAGTGCCTTTGCAGTGAACCGTTAAGGAGCCAAAAGAATCGACTCTTACTGGTGAGCTTGATCCGAGTGCCTTGAAAGTGAGCCGTTAAGGAGCCAAAGGAATCGAATCTTGGGAGGTGAAGAATCGACTCTTACTGGTGAGCTTGATCCAAGTACCCTGGCCATGAACCGTGAAAAAGCCAAAAGAATCGACTTTTACTGCTGAGCTTGAACCAAGTGCCCTGACAATGAACCGTTAAGGAGCGAAAAGAATCAGCTCTTACTGCTGAGCTGAGCAACCAAGTGCCCTGTTAAAGAACCCTCAATGACCCAAAAGAACCGACTCTTGTGATCCGAAAGAATCGATTCTTATTgctcacaataataataatcgattCGTTCTGCTCCCAAATGGAAAATTCTCAGGTTTCTTCTTGAAAAGAGCTGAAATtcctattatttaaaaaaaaaaaaaaaaaaccttgtgtaTATGTTCCTCGATTTTGTTTAGCAGTTtcttgaatattaaaaaaaaaaaaaaattatttattattctagATAGACCACTTTAATGGCTTACACAGATATATTTATTCTACTTTACTATTCAgtcttgctttttaaaaaaaataaaataaaataaaaattgactCATTTACACAATGTACATATtaccaaaaaaatatttagggCTGTAATTGGTGCATTTTGCAGTTTGAGGCATACTTACTGTTGCTGTAAGAAATGGTACATTAAAAAAAGGCAAGACCACCACATGGACACATTCTCACGGGTGTACCGCCGTGGCTGTGTCCTAAACCCGCAGGCACTCAATAGGTAGCCTACTCTTGTGACTTCCTATTAAGTGTTGCAGAATCTTTCGTACCTCGGGTCTGTCATTAGCGCATGGGCGGAGTCGGACATAGGCAGTTTCATTCAAGCCGTGTCTGACTGAAGTCTCCTCCTAGAGTTGCTCTGCGCGCGGGGAATCTTCACCCTGTCCCTCTGTGCAGCAGTCGGTCGTCTCGGAAACCGGGGGAACCTTCTTCAAACACTTCTGGTGCGTaaatactgatgaatgaaagtgGGAGTGggaggtgatggtggtggtcCCAAGAAGTGCAAATGCATGCATGAAATAAGACCTTGgtaaggaagtgtgtgtgagagtgagttgTGTAGGCTACACTCGTGTCCAAGCGTGCTTTGCTTATCTTAGTACTGTCCCCGGTCGGGATCAAAGGTCTCGTGGAGTTTTTATAGCCCGTGCGCGTGCGGTGCATTTTAATCGAGTCGCGCTTCTGTTACAAGCTtgtagcttatttatttgaattacgcaacaagtttaaaaaaaaaaaccaaacaaaccaaaaacagcAATGTTTCCGTGCACATGCGCGAGACCAGGAGTGCGCCGTGTGATGagttttcctcctctctctcctctgggGTCTCCCATCAGGACTTTCTCTGTAGGTCGGAGCCGACTCGCGTGGGGGAAGATGGCCGAGAACGAGGCGCTCAGCCAGCGCAGGAAGGTGCTCACTATTGACACGATGAACGCCAATGTGAAGAAGGTGGAGTACGCGGTGCGAGGACCCATCGTGCAACGCGCCGTGCAGCTGGAGAAGGAGCTGAGAGAGGTGCGGTGTCTCATCTCCAAGCTTTAAGGCTCTCAGACCACTTTTTAAGTGCAAAACAAATTCCACTTATTCCCTCCAACTGTACACTCTCAGAAGTAAAGGTACCAAAGTGTTGTTTTGTCTTGGTGCTCCACTAgtgcagtggtcaccaaccctgttcctggagatctaccccGTCTAATCGTTACCCTAAGAAGTTCTTGGATCATCTAAAATAGATGTGTTCGATTTGGggtggagatgaaacctgcaggaaggtagatctcaagggcGACGGTTGGTGATCAAAGCTCTAGTGGTACCATGAAATGATCCAAATGTTTACCTGGGAAGGTAACGTTAATTTAAGAAAGCCGTTATTTGACACGTATACATTTCAGCacagagaaaaatattattttcacaTATCCCGGTGAAATTGTTAGGaagtcagagcacagggtcagccatgatacagagcCCCCGGAGCAGAGATTGTTGacggccttgctcaagggcccaacagtgcctcgaacccctgaccttctgagcagtaacccagagccttgacCATGGAGGCATCACTGCCCTTTTAGACCTAAACAATACACCAAAGGTAGGCTACAAGTGGTGTACATACGCTTGATCAAGGAAAAGTGCAGTTTGGtacttacactctctctctctctctctctctctctctctcactctcactctctctctctctctctctgagtgtaCACATAGGCTAGGCTATTAGGCTGGTTATTTCGGCTACATGTGTGTATTAATAATTTGCTTGTTTATCCGAGCAGTTGAGCTTTTCATTCTCGAACTCCCCGTTTGTATTTGTTCAAGTACTCGTTGTACATGTTATTAATTATTGATGTTCGGTTTAAAGCCGTTCAGTTCAAGTAACCAGTCAAACCAGCTAATAATTATAAGAGCTTcgtattaaatataaatctgtgataatgttgggttgtgatttccacaacTAACAACATCTAAAATATTACAGACCCCTTACCTATTCTTCATGATCCCCCATATAGAGACCTACTGCACTAAGAGGTGGCACGAAATGATGATGTATTGGATGAAAACACCTAATGGAATGGAACAAAGGGCAAAATAAAGGGTCTGTAGTTCTGAATACTGGATGGATTTAATCCAAACACCTGCAGGGGAACAACACTGCAATAATGAAACCACCTTGACATGGATCTGCATGAATTCCCTAGGATTTAGAGCTCTCGGAGATGTCATTTGAGCAGAGGTGTTGTAAAGTGTTcctatttggactgggggacaAAGAAGGGAAGACAAATTGTCCCTGGAGGAGAGCTATTAGACGCTcggagggggggaaaaaaagaagctgtTGCTTCATATTGGGTCTGAGTCGGGGTGGCAAGTGATATCAGATCGCCGTGCTCTAGCGCTAGTTGTGTTCATCCGCTAGATTTAGCATTTTCAGGAAAACACCTCGTTATGTAATACCTCCAATATTTATTCTAAAACTTCCGTGTGTCTAAAAACTACCAACTGTTGTAACTGCAtttttcctgctctaacacacccgaTCCTGCTCTGGTCGAGCTTTCTAACGAGTGGCATCAGGTGTGATTTAAAACAGGCAATCGGAATGAAATGCGCTTCGTGTGGAAAGTCGAGGAGCAGGATTAGGAAACGCTGATCCAATCATCTAATCAGCTCCAGTCCAGCACTTCACATTTCAGTCTTTTTAACGCTTTACTGAACTAACAAATACGGAAACTTGTGCAGGTCCCCAAAATACGCAGCGAAGGCGTTATTGTTCGTTTCATGTAGAGATTCTGGGTCCAGTCTTCAGGGACCACCGAGTCGTCGAGGGCTGTGTTCTAAACCAGATGTACTATTACGCTGAGTAATACTGTTCTCACACTCAAGTTTTCTTTACAGATAAAgttagagcaaaaaaaaaaaaaaaaaaaaccccaaaaagaaGCTGTATCCGTGCTCATATCGATATGGGTTTAAACTTCTGATCTGATCGTTACACTTTAATAAAGTACATGCATTCAGCAGAATGTATTAAACCCCAGGTTTTTGCATATTGTGTGAAATAACCGTCACCCTGCGATGC
Protein-coding regions in this window:
- the fuz gene encoding protein fuzzy homolog; translation: MFSIPSSLGMLHSQSVQLLCLTASSGVPLFCRGSTKQLPFSIIGSLNGVHMFGTGHDAALSCCETERGGRVLWRVFHDSLMLIGISSNADVSELHLRRLLENAWNCMVLVLGLDELANTRNVERLKRELRSCYRLIDMLLERGMDDRDGDRGLMGDLTHCADCILFPQADLLQETLDAFTRAAESEFGCLLVRGRLAVATEKWWRLAPQELVLLSALANLPPGKTSCDCPVFLPQGSPNVALRLLCFQLLPGAIACVLCGPRPSLYHVENEQVCRFWSPVVENLRSCLDQAKRSALSPSVGLRRDVLALLLINRESRRSVESLGHACSKATPLLSPARRWELLRLFYTFAATRYFSSEESPSSERPTAELLHEEFSAGFTHLPVHCYLVTDECKCYAVQTPQHQLFLLTDLSVPTFALRSVATHTLDAVTTATGF